One stretch of Saccharomonospora xinjiangensis XJ-54 DNA includes these proteins:
- a CDS encoding PucR family transcriptional regulator, with protein sequence MRRYFLPLREFLTLGCLDGTIVLAGAAGLDRPVSAVNVMEVPDVLDWVKPQELLVTTGYPLAAGDSDPAAVLADLMPGLHANNLAGIGVKLGRYLDSIPAEALAVADELGFPVLGLPRELAFDDLIAQAFAQLGHRHADALARADTLHTTLSQLVLHGADLDRISAEVARVLGVGIVVTSTDGREWGGALDEELRTRLIDLDLIDSSGRVRVERLRAGPHPVGDGQARVLPVPAGGTDLARLVCVSPERALGYDDVQALERTAIIVALLLTRQQAVAVVENKYRGDFLRDVFLGRAGDETFVVEHARTFGWELDRPMAVLSAEMDPVEPGEEPVFDNTRRQWHERFAAAWRTVCASWDRSISTVDFSTEVVSLLPASVAGDSPRDAVDQLVASVAGDRGGGRRPFSVGVSRVVSSVSELSTAYNQARRAIQVGRRISGGRCTTWFDDLGLHRLIALVPDPRELREFALDVLGELAADTSEAADLRVTLQVLLDNNLNVAEAARKQFFHYNTMRYRISKLQAMLGPFTTDPLLRLNAAVALQVLDLDRGSGAVR encoded by the coding sequence ATGCGCCGCTACTTCCTGCCGCTGCGGGAATTCCTCACGCTGGGTTGCCTGGACGGGACCATCGTGCTCGCCGGGGCCGCAGGGCTCGATCGCCCGGTGTCCGCGGTCAACGTCATGGAGGTCCCGGATGTGCTGGACTGGGTGAAGCCACAGGAACTGTTGGTGACCACCGGGTACCCCCTGGCGGCAGGCGACAGTGATCCGGCCGCTGTGCTCGCCGACCTGATGCCAGGTCTGCACGCGAACAACCTCGCCGGAATCGGCGTCAAACTCGGCCGCTACCTCGACAGCATCCCCGCCGAGGCGCTCGCTGTCGCCGACGAACTCGGCTTCCCCGTGCTGGGCCTGCCGAGGGAACTGGCCTTCGACGACCTCATCGCGCAGGCGTTCGCGCAGCTGGGACACCGCCACGCCGATGCGCTGGCCCGTGCCGACACCCTGCACACCACACTGTCCCAACTGGTGTTGCACGGCGCGGACCTGGACCGGATCAGTGCCGAGGTGGCGCGGGTGCTCGGTGTCGGCATCGTGGTCACCTCCACCGATGGACGGGAATGGGGCGGAGCGCTCGACGAGGAACTGCGGACACGGCTCATCGACCTCGACCTGATCGACTCCTCAGGACGCGTCCGGGTCGAACGGCTCAGAGCGGGGCCGCATCCGGTCGGGGACGGACAGGCCAGGGTGCTGCCGGTGCCCGCGGGAGGCACCGATCTGGCACGGCTGGTGTGCGTCAGCCCCGAGCGCGCTCTCGGCTACGACGACGTGCAGGCGCTGGAGCGCACCGCGATCATCGTCGCGCTGTTGCTGACCCGCCAGCAGGCGGTGGCGGTGGTGGAGAACAAGTATCGCGGTGACTTCCTTCGGGACGTGTTCCTGGGTCGCGCGGGCGACGAGACGTTCGTCGTCGAACATGCCCGCACGTTCGGCTGGGAACTGGATCGGCCGATGGCCGTGCTGTCCGCCGAGATGGATCCGGTGGAGCCCGGAGAGGAGCCGGTATTCGACAACACCCGCCGACAGTGGCACGAGCGGTTCGCGGCCGCGTGGCGCACGGTGTGCGCGTCGTGGGACCGGTCGATCTCCACCGTGGACTTCTCCACCGAGGTGGTGAGCCTGCTGCCCGCGTCCGTGGCGGGTGACTCGCCCCGTGACGCGGTGGACCAGCTGGTCGCGTCCGTGGCGGGCGACCGAGGCGGCGGGCGGCGACCGTTCTCCGTCGGGGTCAGCCGCGTGGTGTCGTCGGTGTCGGAACTGTCCACCGCGTACAACCAGGCGCGGCGGGCGATCCAGGTGGGACGGCGCATCAGCGGAGGGCGCTGTACCACGTGGTTCGACGATCTCGGGCTGCACCGGCTCATCGCCTTGGTGCCGGACCCGCGCGAGTTGCGCGAGTTCGCTCTCGACGTGCTCGGTGAACTCGCCGCCGACACCTCGGAAGCGGCTGATCTGCGCGTGACGTTGCAGGTGCTGCTCGACAACAATCTCAACGTGGCCGAGGCGGCACGCAAACAGTTCTTCCACTACAACACGATGCGTTACCGCATCAGCAAACTGCAGGCGATGCTCGGTCCGTTCACCACGGACCCGCTACTGCGCCTCAACGCCGCGGTCGCGCTCCAGGTGCTCGACCTGGATCGCGGCTCCGGCGCGGTGCGCTGA
- a CDS encoding uracil-xanthine permease family protein: MTRSMFDWKVVHGGKAPPPGAAVGPMERLSWGRTLGLGAQHVVAMFGATFVFPVVMGLDPNLAIMFSGICTIMFLLIVQNRVPSYLGTSASFVAAVAAIRSQGGDSADVTGAILVGGLVLAAVGLLIHFGGARILHKVLPPAVTGAVIMLIGFNLAPVVADVYWHQDQWVALLTATFMVLAAVLLPGFWSRIAVFLALVFGYLVSWLADLTFGPITSVLPTSDGEAVAHDRVSWEQVAEADWFGLPSGQLADGVAVLHAPSFSLTFVLLVLPGVIALIAENAGHVKAVAQMTGDDLDPYMGRAIAADGLATALASSFGGSPTTTYAENIGVMGTTRVYSTAAYYAAAGVAIVLGLSPKFGAIVNATPGGVLGGITLVLYGMIGLVGVKIWVENRVDFGNPVNLIGLAAGLIAGIGGVSLTFSENFELGGIALGTILVIVYFHLVKGRSERLAADTADAPVEPK, translated from the coding sequence GTGACCAGATCCATGTTCGATTGGAAAGTCGTCCACGGCGGGAAGGCGCCGCCACCGGGTGCTGCTGTGGGGCCGATGGAACGGCTCAGCTGGGGGCGAACCCTGGGCCTCGGCGCCCAGCACGTCGTGGCCATGTTCGGCGCCACGTTCGTGTTCCCGGTCGTGATGGGTCTCGACCCCAATCTCGCGATCATGTTCTCCGGTATCTGCACGATCATGTTCCTGCTGATCGTGCAGAACCGGGTGCCGAGCTATCTGGGAACCAGCGCGTCGTTCGTGGCCGCTGTCGCGGCGATCCGGTCGCAGGGCGGTGATTCCGCCGACGTCACCGGAGCGATCCTGGTGGGCGGTCTGGTGCTCGCGGCCGTGGGCCTGCTGATCCACTTCGGAGGGGCACGGATCCTGCATAAGGTGTTGCCGCCCGCGGTCACCGGCGCGGTGATCATGCTCATCGGCTTCAACCTCGCGCCGGTGGTCGCCGACGTCTACTGGCATCAAGACCAGTGGGTCGCGTTGCTGACCGCCACCTTTATGGTGCTGGCGGCGGTGCTGCTGCCCGGGTTCTGGTCGCGCATCGCCGTGTTCCTCGCGCTCGTGTTCGGCTACCTCGTGTCCTGGCTCGCGGACCTCACGTTCGGGCCGATCACCTCGGTGCTGCCCACCAGCGACGGCGAGGCCGTCGCGCACGACCGCGTCTCCTGGGAGCAGGTGGCGGAAGCGGACTGGTTCGGACTGCCGAGCGGCCAGCTGGCCGACGGCGTCGCGGTGCTTCACGCGCCGTCGTTCTCCCTCACGTTCGTGCTGCTGGTGCTGCCCGGCGTGATCGCGCTGATCGCCGAGAACGCGGGCCATGTCAAGGCGGTCGCGCAGATGACGGGTGACGACCTCGACCCCTACATGGGAAGGGCGATCGCTGCCGACGGACTCGCCACGGCACTGGCCAGTTCGTTCGGTGGTTCGCCGACCACCACCTACGCGGAGAACATCGGCGTCATGGGCACCACCCGCGTGTACTCCACCGCCGCCTACTACGCGGCGGCCGGGGTCGCGATCGTGCTCGGGCTTTCGCCGAAGTTCGGCGCGATTGTCAACGCGACCCCTGGTGGTGTGCTCGGCGGGATCACCCTCGTGCTCTACGGGATGATCGGTCTGGTCGGCGTGAAGATCTGGGTCGAGAACCGCGTGGACTTCGGAAACCCGGTCAACCTCATCGGGCTGGCCGCCGGCCTCATCGCCGGGATCGGCGGCGTCAGCCTGACCTTCTCCGAGAACTTCGAACTCGGCGGGATCGCGCTCGGCACCATCCTGGTGATCGTGTACTTCCACCTGGTCAAGGGGCGCAGCGAGCGACTCGCGGCGGACACGGCGGACGCGCCGGTGGAACCGAAGTGA